A single window of Anomaloglossus baeobatrachus isolate aAnoBae1 chromosome 5, aAnoBae1.hap1, whole genome shotgun sequence DNA harbors:
- the LOC142310085 gene encoding uncharacterized protein LOC142310085 produces the protein MSNWAPPLQHLILELLEFVLTHNAFTFGERFFLQRRGTAMGAACAPSYANLFLGYWEREVFGDGVPASSHVQCWLRFIDDIFVIWGGTALELEGFVRHLNSNSYNIYLTYQADPSRVDFLDIGISINDQGLLTTDIYRKPSSVNALLHASSGHPQSTINAIPTGQFIRLKRICSETDTFEGRASEMRDRFRERGYSARSIKKAYRRAKAASRDQLLLRFNPDKTKPAESKVRFISSFNRQWDHIRGILTKHWSVLQTEPVLKDMLPDRPLMTARRGRSLRDMLVQSHYVAQKKPPFMMGRPICGSYPCGSCIACRHGNILRATSFTSSDGSKTFEIRQYISCSSTGVIYYATCACDLIYVGLTSRELRVRTREHIRDIIAAKQAKSEDVDSLKTIPRHFRLYHGSDPSSFKVRGIDRVHLGLRGGNIHKALARVECRWIFLLDTVVPRGLNERQTFISYL, from the coding sequence ATGAGTAACTGGGCACCACCATTACAACACCTGATTCTGGAATTGttggagttcgtactgacgcacaatgccttcaccttcggtgagcggttcttcctccagcggcgcggcactgcgatgggggcggcgtgcgcgccttcgtacgcaaacctcttcctgggttactgggagagggaggttttcggcgacggcgtgccggctagctcccatgtgcagtgctggctccgcttcattgatgacatctttgtcatctggggggggaccgccctggagcttgagggctttgtgcgccacttgaactccaactcctaTAACATCTATCTCACCTATCAGGCTGATCCGTCTAgggttgattttttggatattggtatttccattaatgatcagggtcttctgaccactgacatttatcggaaaccctcctctgtgaatgcCCTGTTACATGCATCTTCTGGCCATCCACAATCTACCATCAATGCGATCCCTACCGGGCAATTTATCCGCcttaaacggatttgctcagagacggatacatttgagggtcgagccagtgagatgcgtgataggttcaGGGAGAGGGGCTACAGTgccagatccattaaaaaggcctatagaCGCGCTAAAGCAGCTTCAAGAGACCAACTACTTTTGCGTTTTAATCCTGACAAGACGAAGCCTGCTGAATCTAAGGTGCGCTTTATTTCCTCATTCAACCGCCAATGGGACCACATCCGTGGCATATTAACTAAACACTGGTCTGTTTTACAAACAGAACCAgtgctgaaagatatgcttcccgaccgacccctcatgacggcacgtcgggGCCGAAGCCTGCGCGACATGttggtccaaagccattatgtggcacaaaagaaaccaccaTTCATGATGGGACGTCCTATCTGTGGATCAtatccatgtggctcatgcattgcgtgtcgtcatgggaacatcctcagggcaacatcctttacttcctcggacggctccaaaacatttgagatccgacaatatatttcttgcagtagcacgggcgtaatttattacgccacgtgtgcctgtgacttaatatatgtcggactcactagtcgtgaattacgggtccggacgagggagcatattAGAGATATCATCGCTGCCAAACAAGCGAAAtctgaggatgttgattcccttaagaccatcccccgccattttaggtTGTATCATGGGTCTGACCCCTCaagttttaaggtgagggggattgaccgtgtgcACCTTGGACTGAGGGGTGGTAACATCCATAAGGCGTTGGCACGGGTGGAATGTCGCTGGATATTTCTCCTTGACACAGTAGTCCCTCGgggattgaatgagaggcagacctttattTCCTATTTATAA
- the LOC142310524 gene encoding uncharacterized protein LOC142310524, producing MDFKARESAWQTQLNQVFDTEGEVDNSADSRSHRELCSQIKVLFNRRMRLWWNKAFMQRYVDRGLIPRGLRVQVFPSFNVTDETFKRDWEEAATACSRSFMGLLINNNEASLRAIDEEISVLQDRTTKELTPAELSNFHETMNKEFVKWEKELVSNKTKKYQRDVTDYKNQQVYRWKGTTRRRRNFVGLPHSVSASSISSVEDESSTSQASSRPVTRGFSGKNRPEKTSPALGKSTLGAIPKKGNSNQLEVINLSQVQLTTDQIEVLKLGLTFVPDCNFDLFTVAKDLNLFLRKVVLHKIHARGPSLNPCTVEREEEAVRTLEELEGQASGELDNIFPTRLYPRSTTFPPFSLCPQVQVFHDLVMGDLRSLSKRTNNNNLAVKHQRALEELRKLEGVIIKPADKGGNVVVWPSAMYEREVYKQLRNTDFYQMLPSNPTNGFLTQLTLILENALASGTITKKMYDGLLPDMPVTPTFYLLPKIHKNPRVPPGRPIVSGIGGLCDAVCKFIDFYLQPLVETLPSHVRDTSDVLRRINGLTVERGILLATLDVETLYTNICHEHGLQAVEYFLGMSNWAPPLQHLILELLEFVLTHNAFTFGERFFLQRRGTAMGAAVRAFVRKPLPGLLGEGGK from the exons ATGGACTTTAAAGCCCGTGAATCCGCGTGGCAAACTCAATTAAACCAGGTTTTTGACACAGAGGGCGAAGTGGACAATTCAGCGGATTCAAGAAGTCACAGGGAACTTTGCAGCCAAATCAAAGTATTGTTCAACCGCAGaatgagactctggtggaacaaggcattTATGCAGCGCTATGTTGATCGGGGGTTAATACCCAGAGGTCTTAGGGTACAGGTCTTTCCCTCATTTAATGTCACGGATGAGACGTTCAAAAGGGACTGGGAGGAAGCAGCTACTGCTTGCTCCAGGTCCTTTATGGGGCTTCTTATTAACAATAATGAGGCCTCTCTCCGTGCCATTGATGAAGAGATTTCTGTTCTACAAGACCGTACCACGAAGGAACTCACCCCCGCTGAGCTATCTAATTTCCACGAGACAATGAATAAGGAATTTGTCAAGTGGGAAAAGGAGTTGGtctctaataaaacaaaaaaatatcaacgTGATGTTACTGATTATAAGAATCAGCAGGTGTATCGGTGGAAAGGGACAACACGTCGGAGGAGAAATTTTGTCGGACTCCCTCATTCCGTGtcagcctcctccatctcctcagtGGAGGATGAAAGTTCTACATCTCAGGCCTCATCTAGACCTGTAACGAGAGGTTTTTCGGGTAAAAATAGACCCGAGAAAACATCACCAGCCCTTGGAAAATCCACCTTGGGAGCAATTCCAAAGAAGGGCAATTCCAACCAACTGGAGGTGATTAACCTATCTCAGGTCCAATTGACTActgaccagattgaggtcctaaaACTAGGTTTAACCTTTGTACCTGATTGTAATTTTGATCTTTTTACAGTCGCTAAGGACCTGAATCTGTTCCTCAGAAAGGTGGTCCTCCATAAAATACATGCTAGAGGACCGAGCCTGAACCCTTGCACCGtcgagagggaggaggaggctgtGCGGACACTTGAGGAATTGGAGggacaggcatctggtgagttggataatatttttcctacacgtttgtatccgcgctccaccacgttccccccgtttTCGCTGTGTCCTCAGGTACAAGTCTTCCATGACTTAGTTATGGGTGACCTGAGATCCCTCTCTAAGAGAACAAATAATAATAACCTTGCTGTTAAACATCAGCGAGCCCTCGAGGAACTGAGGAAACTAGAGGGAGTAATCattaaaccagcggacaaggggggtaacgtggtggttTGGCCTTCTGCCATGTATGAGCGTGAGGTGTACAAACAATTGAGAAATACAGACTTCTACCAGATGCTCCCCTCCAATCCAACTAATGGTTTCCTGACCcagttgactctcatactcgagaatgctcttgcctcGGGTACCATTACTAAGAAgatgtatgatggtctccttccagatatgccagtaacgcccacgttctaccttttgcctaaaatacataaaaaccctcgggttccccctggacgtccgattgtctctggcatcggagggctatgcgatgcagtatgcaaatttattgatttttatctccaacctctggttgagacgctgccctcccatgttagagacacttcggacgtccttaggaggattAATGGCCTGACAGTTGAGCGTGGGATTTTGCTGGCGACTCTGGATGTTGAGACCTTATATACAAACATCTGTCATGAGCATGGCCTGCAGGCAGTTGAGTATTTCCTGGGTATGAGTAACTGGGCACCACCATTACAACACCTGATTCTGGAATTGttggagttcgtactgacgcacaatgccttcaccttcggtgagcggttcttcctccagcggcgcggcactgcgatgggggcggctgtgcgcgccttcgtacgcaaacctcttcctgggttactgggagagggag GAAAGTAG